From a region of the Roseivirga sp. 4D4 genome:
- a CDS encoding gliding motility-associated C-terminal domain-containing protein — protein sequence MRRLLLTFLLAICSLSAFSQVTTEGREFWFGFMENIVNSPDGLSTTEIFITSKTNTQGTITIFANSTEIDFTVTAGQTEKFVLNDFFPNIQAATSGNNERRGIQIVSDDDISVYALANEPFSADAAVILPKLTLGNSYVVSSYYEALDPQSISSMLIVATENGTEIDVTPSVRTLDNKLPDQTFRIILNQGDVYQLQANAGDLTGSLVSIAPGSDGCKNFAVFGGNRWTRVTAGQDCSGVRNGNFRADGFAGDHLYEQMFPVSTLGTDYIAVPFEERESYGLRVIATEDDTEVFITGEGALPPMARGEYMTFVFDEVKSISSNKPLQVAQFSQSLSCDFPAGSNIPNDLGDPFMIMLSPNQQLLDQVTFNTLQVSQIQVFFTNLIVQTSSVNDVFINGAQVDPTTFTPVPSNPIYSHTTVTLQGGTDYTTIVDGGFIAYIYGYGDIESFGYVAGASLANLNLQIVGDDPDIDIIADEACVNNEIEFTADFEVPAGEAPRFTEFEWDFGDGNMATGKDTVHTYTQPGDYIITLFASDGGDECGENSETITKTITVTPNEITNINGPASVCPDVTGIAYSVEGTPGNTYQWIIDGGTIVGSAMGDAISVDWGAARPDASLKIISTNTIGCIADTVTFDVIINKRLEPALPQSNGFTDTEVCFTELGDVTYFTPQTAGSEYEWFVQGGTFIGTNTTNEVRIQWDGPGAGQVWYREFNPLISDCEGFSERLDVVIYPEILSTPTIQDVLCNGEANGTISIALTGGKPGYSVSWSNGMMGQDINGLAAGDYTATVTDDLGCEVMFTYTVGEPDVLEVADSQLTDVRCFQESNGAATVLVVGGTTFPNGDYVYNWTGSNGFVRSTNTGTIDNLAAGSYEVAIRDANGCETSTTFVINQPLMLEADLESLINDPICPQASDGTAFIDAKGGTPDYQFFWSNNPSQNDPNAANLSKGNYTVRIVDANGCETSLAIEVTERFPRIFIPSAFSPNGDRTNDTFQPVADCSIRFSMQVYNKWGSVVFSTEDVNVGWDGTFEGQPAPDGKYSYVIFYAGSLNDVAFEETFRGSIRLIR from the coding sequence TTGAGGAGATTACTACTAACTTTCTTACTGGCCATTTGCAGCCTATCGGCCTTTTCTCAGGTGACCACTGAGGGAAGAGAATTCTGGTTTGGCTTTATGGAAAATATCGTCAATAGCCCAGATGGCTTATCGACCACAGAAATCTTCATTACCAGTAAGACCAATACGCAGGGTACTATCACAATTTTTGCCAATAGCACCGAGATAGATTTCACAGTGACAGCAGGACAAACGGAGAAGTTCGTTCTGAATGATTTCTTCCCCAACATACAGGCAGCCACTTCCGGAAATAATGAAAGGCGAGGTATTCAGATCGTATCTGACGATGATATATCCGTCTATGCCTTGGCGAATGAACCTTTTAGTGCTGATGCGGCCGTTATCCTTCCCAAGTTGACCTTGGGGAATTCCTATGTTGTATCTTCTTATTATGAAGCCCTGGATCCTCAATCCATTTCTTCTATGTTGATCGTGGCGACAGAAAACGGAACTGAAATTGATGTTACCCCATCAGTCAGGACATTAGATAACAAACTTCCTGATCAAACTTTCAGAATTATCCTTAATCAAGGAGATGTCTATCAACTCCAGGCCAATGCTGGTGACTTGACAGGTTCTTTGGTGTCAATAGCGCCAGGTAGTGACGGTTGTAAGAATTTTGCTGTATTTGGTGGCAATCGATGGACGAGAGTAACTGCCGGACAAGATTGTTCAGGTGTAAGAAATGGGAACTTTCGGGCCGATGGGTTTGCAGGAGATCATTTATATGAGCAGATGTTTCCGGTATCGACCTTGGGTACGGACTACATTGCAGTACCATTCGAAGAGAGAGAGTCATATGGTCTCAGGGTGATTGCGACTGAGGACGACACGGAAGTATTTATTACCGGAGAAGGAGCATTACCTCCAATGGCAAGAGGTGAGTATATGACTTTTGTTTTTGACGAAGTGAAGTCTATCAGCTCAAACAAGCCCCTTCAGGTTGCACAGTTTAGTCAGTCGTTGAGTTGTGATTTTCCAGCAGGATCGAATATTCCAAATGATTTAGGGGATCCTTTTATGATTATGCTAAGCCCTAACCAGCAGCTGCTTGATCAGGTTACATTTAATACCCTCCAGGTTTCACAGATTCAAGTGTTCTTTACCAACCTGATCGTACAGACTTCTAGTGTTAATGATGTATTTATTAACGGTGCTCAAGTTGACCCGACAACATTTACGCCTGTACCCAGTAATCCAATTTATTCCCATACCACGGTTACACTGCAAGGAGGTACCGATTATACAACTATTGTTGATGGTGGGTTTATCGCTTATATCTACGGATATGGAGATATAGAGTCATTTGGTTATGTAGCTGGGGCTTCATTGGCTAATCTAAACCTCCAGATTGTAGGGGATGATCCTGACATTGATATTATAGCAGATGAGGCTTGTGTGAATAACGAGATTGAATTCACTGCTGATTTTGAAGTTCCGGCAGGGGAGGCACCTAGATTTACGGAGTTTGAATGGGATTTCGGGGATGGCAATATGGCGACTGGTAAGGATACTGTTCATACATACACCCAACCGGGAGATTATATTATCACATTGTTTGCGTCAGATGGCGGGGATGAATGTGGAGAGAATTCAGAGACTATTACTAAGACCATTACGGTTACCCCGAATGAAATCACTAATATCAATGGACCGGCCTCTGTATGCCCTGACGTGACTGGTATCGCATATTCGGTTGAAGGTACGCCAGGAAATACCTATCAGTGGATTATTGATGGAGGGACCATTGTGGGCTCTGCTATGGGAGATGCCATCTCTGTAGACTGGGGAGCGGCTAGACCGGATGCTTCATTGAAAATTATATCCACCAATACCATTGGTTGTATTGCCGATACTGTCACTTTCGATGTCATCATCAATAAGCGATTAGAGCCAGCTTTACCACAAAGCAATGGGTTTACGGACACAGAAGTATGCTTCACTGAACTAGGAGATGTTACCTATTTCACGCCTCAAACTGCCGGTTCTGAATATGAGTGGTTCGTTCAGGGTGGAACATTTATTGGTACTAACACTACCAATGAAGTAAGAATCCAGTGGGATGGGCCAGGTGCTGGTCAAGTGTGGTACAGAGAGTTCAATCCCTTGATTTCAGATTGCGAAGGGTTTTCTGAAAGGCTAGATGTTGTCATTTATCCGGAAATATTATCTACCCCAACTATACAAGACGTGCTTTGTAACGGAGAAGCTAACGGTACGATTAGCATTGCATTGACGGGAGGGAAGCCAGGTTATTCAGTGTCTTGGAGCAACGGTATGATGGGTCAAGACATTAATGGTCTGGCAGCAGGAGATTATACTGCGACAGTGACAGATGATCTAGGTTGCGAAGTGATGTTCACCTACACGGTAGGAGAGCCGGATGTGCTGGAAGTTGCTGATAGTCAATTGACGGATGTCAGATGCTTTCAAGAGTCCAATGGTGCTGCTACAGTTTTGGTAGTGGGTGGAACCACTTTTCCGAATGGTGATTATGTCTACAACTGGACTGGAAGTAATGGCTTCGTACGAAGTACAAATACAGGGACAATTGATAACCTAGCCGCTGGCAGTTATGAAGTGGCCATTCGCGATGCTAATGGCTGTGAAACATCAACAACTTTTGTTATTAACCAACCTTTAATGCTAGAAGCAGACCTAGAGTCGCTAATCAATGATCCTATCTGCCCACAAGCATCTGATGGTACAGCATTTATAGATGCAAAAGGAGGGACACCAGATTATCAGTTCTTCTGGAGTAATAATCCTTCTCAGAACGATCCTAATGCAGCAAACCTTAGCAAAGGAAATTATACCGTTAGAATCGTTGATGCTAATGGTTGCGAGACTTCTTTGGCAATAGAGGTAACTGAGAGGTTCCCTAGAATATTTATTCCCTCTGCCTTCAGTCCAAATGGTGATCGGACCAATGATACATTTCAACCAGTAGCGGATTGTTCTATCAGGTTCTCAATGCAGGTGTATAATAAATGGGGCTCAGTAGTCTTCTCGACAGAAGATGTTAATGTCGGTTGGGATGGAACTTTCGAAGGTCAACCAGCACCTGATGGGAAATACTCCTACGTGATCTTTTATGCTGGCAGCCTGAATGATGTAGCTTTTGAAGAAACCTTTAGAGGCTCTATCAGGTTGATCAGGTAG
- a CDS encoding deoxynucleoside kinase yields the protein MHVAIAGNIGSGKTTLAKKLGKQYNWDVQLESVEDNPYLKDFYEDMPRWSFHLQVYFLNSRFNQVSRIRESNGGTIQDRTIYEDCYIFAANLYKSGYIAERDYQNYLELFKSMIKHVQPPDLLIYLKADIPRLVANIQKRGRDYEELIRIEYLKNLNQHYEEWIGNYKLGKLLVIDVNDMDFVKNVEDEAYILEKVDLEVNGLFS from the coding sequence ATGCACGTAGCGATTGCAGGAAATATAGGCTCTGGCAAGACCACCCTAGCAAAAAAATTGGGCAAGCAGTACAATTGGGATGTTCAGCTTGAATCAGTGGAAGACAACCCCTATTTGAAGGACTTCTATGAAGACATGCCTAGGTGGTCTTTCCACTTGCAAGTATATTTTCTTAATAGCCGGTTCAACCAAGTATCTCGAATTCGAGAGTCAAATGGTGGGACTATCCAGGACAGAACAATCTATGAAGACTGCTATATCTTCGCGGCTAACTTGTACAAGTCGGGCTACATTGCAGAAAGGGACTATCAAAACTATTTAGAGCTCTTCAAATCGATGATCAAGCATGTACAACCCCCTGACCTACTCATTTATTTGAAAGCCGATATTCCAAGATTGGTCGCCAACATTCAGAAAAGGGGGCGAGATTATGAAGAGTTGATAAGAATTGAATACCTAAAAAACCTCAATCAACATTACGAAGAATGGATTGGCAACTACAAATTGGGGAAACTCTTGGTAATTGACGTGAATGATATGGACTTTGTCAAAAATGTAGAGGACGAAGCCTATATCCTTGAAAAAGTAGACTTGGAGGTAAATGGACTATTTTCTTGA
- the lhgO gene encoding L-2-hydroxyglutarate oxidase, translating to MKYDLTIIGGGIVGLATAYKSLQKNPRLKLALIEKETELCKHQTGNNSGVIHSGLYYKPGSLKATNCINGYNMLLQFCKDEEIEYDLCGKVVVATDDFQKPLLENLYKRGLENGLDEISKISIEELKEIEPHVNGIAALKVPYTGIVDYVAVAEKYADKIREAGGEIFLGQKVTGIEASSEGSIVETTQQTFDTKLVVNCGGLYSDRLARKTSDEVDLKIIPFRGEYFKLIPEKEYLVKHLIYPVPDPNFPFLGVHFTRMMKGGIEAGPNAVLAFRREGYKKSQIHLGELAESLMWPGFQKVAKKYWRTGFGELYRSFSKAAFTKALQKLIPEIQESDLVDGGAGVRAQACDRNGGLLDDFSIIEAQYAINVCNAPSPAATSSLSIGDTVSDLVIKRF from the coding sequence ATGAAATACGACTTAACTATCATCGGAGGGGGAATTGTGGGGCTGGCAACGGCCTATAAAAGCCTTCAAAAAAACCCAAGACTGAAGCTTGCTCTTATAGAGAAGGAAACGGAGTTGTGTAAGCACCAAACGGGTAACAATAGTGGGGTGATACACTCAGGTCTTTACTACAAGCCTGGGAGTCTTAAGGCGACCAACTGCATTAACGGTTATAATATGTTGCTGCAGTTCTGTAAAGATGAAGAAATTGAATATGACCTCTGTGGTAAAGTAGTAGTCGCCACCGATGATTTTCAAAAACCATTATTGGAAAACCTTTATAAAAGAGGTTTGGAAAATGGTCTGGACGAAATCTCCAAAATCAGTATTGAGGAATTAAAGGAAATAGAGCCTCACGTCAATGGCATCGCTGCGCTGAAAGTACCCTATACTGGTATTGTTGATTATGTAGCTGTCGCTGAAAAGTACGCAGACAAGATTCGTGAAGCTGGAGGTGAGATATTCTTAGGACAAAAAGTCACGGGGATCGAGGCGTCTTCGGAGGGATCGATTGTGGAAACTACCCAACAGACCTTCGACACCAAGCTAGTCGTTAATTGTGGTGGCTTATACTCCGATCGACTGGCGCGAAAAACCTCCGATGAAGTGGATCTGAAGATTATCCCATTCCGAGGTGAGTATTTCAAGCTGATTCCAGAGAAGGAATATCTGGTTAAGCACCTAATTTACCCAGTACCTGATCCAAACTTCCCCTTTTTGGGTGTCCATTTTACTCGAATGATGAAGGGTGGTATCGAAGCAGGACCTAATGCTGTCCTTGCCTTTAGAAGAGAGGGTTATAAAAAGTCTCAAATTCATTTGGGAGAGTTAGCCGAATCTCTGATGTGGCCTGGTTTTCAAAAAGTGGCCAAGAAATACTGGAGAACTGGATTTGGCGAGCTTTACAGATCCTTTTCGAAGGCAGCCTTTACAAAAGCATTGCAAAAGCTGATTCCCGAAATACAGGAATCTGACCTGGTTGATGGAGGTGCCGGGGTGCGTGCACAAGCATGTGATCGAAATGGTGGTTTATTAGATGACTTCTCTATCATCGAAGCACAGTATGCAATCAATGTATGTAACGCACCATCTCCTGCTGCTACTTCATCACTTTCTATAGGAGATACCGTCAGTGACCTGGTGATCAAACGGTTTTGA
- a CDS encoding endonuclease/exonuclease/phosphatase family protein gives MKKCLLLSFIALTFLVSKTAQSQTHSFLSYNIRYNNPNDGVNQWHKRKHEVLALINHYEPLVFGIQEGLKDQVQFISDESGKYSYTGVGRDDGKNKGEFTAILYDKEKLTLIDEGTFWLSETPEVVSKGWDAALPRICSYAQFKINDSGKTFWFFNTHFDHIGKVARANSASLIVEKIKEIAGSETPVILSGDFNATPENPPILNITKYMKDGFSNSKNGFYGPVGTFSGFDVNAKLDDRIDYIFFRNLNAISLSHIDDRRQNGLWVSDHLPVLFKVKF, from the coding sequence ATGAAGAAATGCCTACTACTATCTTTTATTGCACTAACTTTTTTAGTTAGTAAGACTGCGCAATCACAAACCCATTCCTTTCTATCCTATAATATTCGGTACAACAATCCGAATGATGGAGTGAATCAATGGCATAAAAGAAAGCATGAGGTTCTTGCTCTAATTAATCACTACGAACCACTGGTCTTCGGTATTCAGGAAGGATTGAAGGATCAAGTTCAGTTTATCAGTGATGAATCAGGCAAATATAGCTACACCGGAGTCGGACGCGATGATGGAAAGAACAAAGGCGAATTCACTGCAATACTCTATGACAAGGAGAAACTCACTCTAATTGATGAAGGCACCTTTTGGTTGTCAGAGACACCTGAGGTAGTCAGTAAAGGTTGGGACGCTGCCTTGCCAAGAATTTGCTCATATGCACAATTCAAAATCAATGACTCGGGAAAGACCTTCTGGTTTTTTAATACTCATTTTGATCACATTGGAAAAGTAGCCAGGGCCAATTCTGCGAGTCTAATCGTTGAAAAGATTAAGGAAATTGCTGGGTCTGAAACTCCAGTTATTCTTTCTGGAGACTTTAATGCAACACCCGAGAATCCGCCTATTTTAAATATTACAAAGTATATGAAAGACGGCTTCTCCAATTCTAAAAATGGATTCTATGGTCCTGTTGGCACTTTCAGTGGCTTTGATGTTAACGCCAAATTGGATGATAGAATTGACTACATCTTCTTTAGAAACTTAAACGCTATCAGTCTATCTCATATTGACGACAGGAGGCAAAACGGGCTTTGGGTTTCCGATCACTTACCTGTTTTATTCAAAGTAAAGTTCTAA
- a CDS encoding DUF3127 domain-containing protein — MEIKAKILKIFPSQQVTASFKKREFVVEYADNPQYPEFIKFECIQDKCDQLDSFSEGQDVNVSFNLKGRKWTDPQGVDKYFNSLQAWRVTAEQAQSTAPAGATPPPPASNDEPDWLNADESDDLPF; from the coding sequence ATGGAAATCAAAGCCAAAATCCTCAAAATTTTTCCTTCTCAACAAGTCACAGCAAGTTTCAAGAAGAGGGAATTTGTAGTCGAATATGCTGACAACCCTCAATACCCAGAATTTATCAAATTCGAATGTATTCAAGACAAATGTGATCAACTTGACAGCTTCTCTGAGGGGCAGGACGTAAACGTTAGCTTTAATTTGAAAGGCAGAAAGTGGACTGACCCACAGGGAGTTGATAAGTACTTCAATTCACTCCAGGCTTGGAGAGTTACGGCAGAGCAGGCACAGAGCACTGCCCCGGCAGGCGCAACACCTCCTCCACCCGCTTCGAATGATGAGCCTGATTGGCTTAACGCTGATGAATCTGATGACTTACCATTCTAA
- a CDS encoding DUF2452 domain-containing protein: MSKPGKKIDVDQIDMDKMAEMTTPNPGTIEFPHTVGAAMIKPEDKGKIKGRSLSAMYEQTDMDMKQIYDQMQLLAQQAKTIKDRVDVSERIYQAQMAFQPLIGKVYHLYMKKDQTDTLSLIGPKEWGRSKPFEKYIATVKLLADHTWDILEKGEEEI, from the coding sequence GTGAGCAAACCGGGTAAGAAAATAGATGTAGATCAGATTGATATGGATAAGATGGCGGAGATGACTACGCCAAATCCTGGGACCATTGAGTTTCCTCATACTGTTGGGGCTGCTATGATTAAGCCTGAAGACAAAGGGAAGATCAAAGGGAGGTCACTATCTGCTATGTATGAGCAGACTGACATGGATATGAAACAGATCTATGATCAGATGCAGTTACTGGCACAACAAGCCAAAACCATAAAAGATAGAGTAGACGTGTCTGAGCGAATCTATCAAGCTCAAATGGCTTTTCAACCTTTGATCGGAAAGGTGTATCACCTCTACATGAAAAAGGACCAAACGGATACACTATCACTAATAGGTCCCAAGGAGTGGGGTAGATCCAAACCTTTCGAAAAATATATCGCTACAGTCAAACTACTTGCTGACCATACCTGGGACATACTTGAGAAGGGAGAAGAAGAAATCTAA
- a CDS encoding TonB-dependent receptor domain-containing protein, with the protein MSSRKYFVLIAFSIISLSLWGQRVKVVNQADNTPISQATIQEKETDRGAITDAQGFADLKGFSQTGTLLFRHPSFRPREVKYSDLAKLNFTISLTEEFFQMDDVVVSANKWEQNKVEIPQQIAEFEAEEIALAEPATAADILSMNGQVFVQRSQLGGGSPIIRGFSANSVLIVVDGVRMNNAIYRSGNLQNVITIDPNNLQGAEVVFGPSSVIYGSDALGGVMDFHTKTPSFSNSGLGFKGSAFVRYASAANASTGNIQFEINQPKFASFTSFTYSDFGDLRTGANRTDDFPDFGKHLEYIERVNGQDVIVQNKNVNRQVRSAYDQYNLLQKFRWRLGSFSDFTYAFHYSNSSDVPRYDRLTLRDGNTLRNAEWYYGPQAWQMHSLQMRFFYPNQFFDQMKMTTAYQTIEESRHDRRYTSDILRSRIEEVDVFSFNLDFEKVFGLNGELYYGLEAVNNNVASSAFTTDLDTNEQNPTSTRYPDGGSDYNSLAAYVSTKNHLGDQLILNTGIRYSYVRLKSRFDDKTFFNFPFNELSIDNGGVTGNIGLVYLPRPGWKANVLLSSGFRSPNIDDAGKVFDSEPGTVVVPNPDLKPETSYNIEYGISRQVSNKLKVEVVNYFSFLRDALVRRPFTFDGQSQIIYDGTLSNVFAEVNVGEAFIWGLTFNLSAELYPGITLKSSLTYTEGEDTIENLPLRHVTPLFGETSISLKQQKFTSSFIVRYSGGIDFEDLAPSEQNKPQLYTTDGALPWAIVNINNSYRLNDRLSINLNLENLLDTHYRPYSSGISAPGFNAVFSVRANF; encoded by the coding sequence GTGAGTTCGAGAAAATATTTTGTATTGATCGCATTCTCCATCATTAGTCTTTCTCTGTGGGGTCAAAGGGTCAAAGTGGTCAATCAAGCGGACAATACCCCGATCAGTCAAGCAACCATACAAGAAAAAGAGACAGACAGAGGCGCCATAACAGATGCTCAAGGCTTTGCTGATTTAAAAGGCTTTTCTCAGACCGGCACACTCCTATTTAGGCACCCTTCCTTTCGACCACGTGAGGTCAAATATTCAGATTTGGCAAAACTGAATTTTACCATTAGTCTGACCGAAGAATTCTTCCAGATGGATGATGTGGTCGTTTCAGCCAATAAGTGGGAACAGAACAAAGTTGAAATCCCTCAGCAAATTGCAGAGTTTGAAGCCGAAGAAATTGCCCTTGCCGAACCAGCCACAGCTGCTGACATTCTCAGTATGAATGGCCAGGTATTCGTTCAAAGAAGTCAGTTGGGTGGTGGAAGCCCCATTATCCGTGGTTTTTCAGCTAATTCAGTATTGATCGTTGTAGATGGTGTTAGAATGAATAATGCCATTTACAGAAGCGGAAACCTTCAAAATGTAATCACAATTGACCCCAATAACCTACAAGGTGCTGAAGTGGTATTTGGACCTAGTTCCGTAATCTATGGAAGTGATGCTTTGGGTGGTGTCATGGACTTTCACACAAAAACGCCTAGCTTTTCTAATAGTGGATTAGGTTTCAAAGGGTCGGCCTTTGTAAGATATGCGTCCGCTGCAAATGCCAGCACAGGCAATATCCAATTTGAAATCAATCAACCCAAATTTGCTTCGTTTACTAGTTTCACCTACAGTGACTTTGGAGATTTAAGGACCGGAGCGAATCGTACCGATGATTTTCCAGATTTTGGTAAACACCTCGAATATATTGAGCGAGTAAATGGTCAGGATGTCATTGTCCAAAATAAAAATGTCAATCGCCAAGTGAGATCGGCTTATGATCAATACAATCTACTTCAGAAGTTCAGGTGGCGATTAGGATCATTTTCTGACTTCACCTATGCATTCCATTATTCAAACTCATCTGATGTGCCACGGTATGATCGGCTTACCTTGAGAGATGGCAATACTTTAAGGAATGCAGAGTGGTACTACGGACCACAGGCTTGGCAAATGCACTCTTTACAAATGAGGTTCTTCTACCCCAATCAGTTTTTCGACCAAATGAAAATGACTACGGCTTATCAGACCATTGAAGAGAGTAGACATGATCGTAGATATACCAGCGACATCTTAAGAAGCAGGATTGAGGAAGTAGACGTTTTCTCCTTCAATCTTGACTTTGAAAAGGTCTTCGGTCTGAATGGCGAATTGTATTATGGACTTGAAGCAGTAAACAACAATGTTGCGTCATCTGCCTTTACGACTGATCTAGACACCAATGAGCAAAACCCAACCAGCACCAGATATCCCGATGGTGGTAGCGATTACAATTCCCTCGCGGCTTATGTAAGTACTAAGAACCACTTAGGCGATCAGCTGATTCTCAATACCGGAATTCGTTATAGCTATGTGAGGCTAAAGTCTAGGTTTGATGATAAAACCTTCTTTAATTTCCCTTTTAACGAATTATCGATTGATAATGGAGGCGTTACCGGAAACATTGGTTTAGTTTATTTACCAAGGCCAGGATGGAAAGCAAATGTACTGTTGTCAAGCGGTTTTAGATCACCGAATATCGATGATGCAGGTAAGGTATTTGATTCTGAACCGGGAACAGTGGTTGTTCCAAACCCTGACTTGAAGCCAGAAACCAGCTACAACATTGAGTATGGCATCAGTAGACAGGTAAGTAATAAACTGAAAGTTGAAGTAGTGAATTATTTCTCTTTCCTTAGAGATGCTCTCGTTAGGCGGCCTTTTACTTTCGATGGCCAATCACAAATCATCTACGATGGCACCCTGAGCAATGTATTTGCAGAGGTCAATGTAGGGGAAGCATTTATTTGGGGATTGACATTTAATCTTTCTGCGGAGCTTTACCCTGGCATAACGCTTAAAAGTAGCCTGACTTACACAGAGGGAGAAGACACCATTGAAAATCTACCATTGCGCCACGTTACTCCCCTCTTTGGGGAGACGAGTATTAGCCTTAAGCAGCAAAAATTCACTTCTAGTTTTATCGTCAGGTACAGTGGCGGAATTGACTTTGAAGACCTTGCCCCTTCTGAACAAAATAAGCCTCAGCTCTATACCACAGATGGTGCCTTGCCTTGGGCCATTGTCAACATCAACAATTCTTACCGGTTGAACGATCGGTTGAGCATCAATCTGAATTTAGAGAACTTGTTAGATACACACTATAGACCTTATTCCTCAGGAATCAGCGCTCCCGGATTTAATGCCGTTTTTTCAGTTAGAGCCAACTTCTAG
- a CDS encoding YheT family hydrolase, producing the protein MTRKIKGIRYQREQIETPDDDFLNLDWIKKGNNRLLIISHGLEGGSDRHYVMAMAKLFSSNGWDVLAWNNRSCNGEMNRQRILYHHAASYDVRTVVDHALSNGDYKEVTMVGMSMGGGQTIRYLGEEPEFGLPDEVKKAVVISVPCSLPESVDTLSLRSNAVYERRFLGKLKDKLKRKAEQYPDIDVSALADIKKLELFDEMYSAPLHGFESRKAFYEHCNPLPFIPKISRDLLILNALNDPLLIGDCFPYHLAKDSSNVHLETPRRGGHVGFVASGSEYTYSELRTLEFLTKE; encoded by the coding sequence ATGACCCGAAAAATTAAGGGAATCCGCTATCAGCGTGAACAAATTGAAACACCAGATGATGATTTTTTAAATCTTGATTGGATCAAGAAAGGTAATAATCGATTACTGATCATCTCACACGGACTGGAGGGGGGCTCAGACAGGCATTATGTAATGGCTATGGCCAAACTGTTCTCATCCAATGGATGGGATGTGCTTGCATGGAACAACCGAAGTTGTAATGGTGAAATGAATCGACAAAGGATTCTCTATCATCATGCGGCAAGTTATGACGTGCGCACGGTGGTCGATCATGCCCTGTCAAATGGGGATTATAAAGAAGTCACCATGGTTGGGATGAGTATGGGAGGGGGACAAACGATTAGGTATCTGGGAGAGGAACCAGAATTTGGTCTGCCTGATGAAGTTAAGAAGGCGGTCGTGATTTCGGTTCCCTGTTCTTTGCCAGAGAGTGTGGATACGCTCAGCCTCAGAAGTAATGCAGTGTATGAGAGAAGGTTTCTCGGAAAGTTGAAGGATAAGCTAAAGAGGAAAGCCGAGCAATACCCAGATATTGATGTTTCAGCCTTAGCGGATATCAAGAAGTTGGAGTTGTTTGATGAGATGTATTCAGCACCATTGCATGGCTTTGAGAGCAGGAAGGCTTTCTACGAACATTGTAATCCATTGCCTTTTATACCCAAAATCTCAAGGGATCTGTTGATCCTGAATGCCCTTAACGACCCTTTGCTCATTGGTGATTGTTTTCCATATCATTTGGCAAAAGACAGTTCGAATGTTCATTTAGAGACACCTAGAAGAGGAGGTCATGTGGGCTTTGTGGCATCAGGTAGTGAGTATACTTATTCGGAGCTGAGGACTTTGGAGTTTTTGACGAAAGAATGA
- a CDS encoding OmpH family outer membrane protein, giving the protein MKIRLFIVVSCLITLSLITQAQNLKIGYVHVEKIFAQWPETKSAQKELAEYEDRLASRLQAKVKDFQTKLANYQNNGPSMDALTKRDAETELQNLQTQIQQFEANSEQSIAERNVSLLNPLQNKLKETIDQVAKENGYTHILSYGSSLLFTSDKSGDISYKVAQKLGFTLTEEVP; this is encoded by the coding sequence ATGAAAATCAGATTGTTTATAGTAGTGTCATGTTTAATAACACTCTCGCTTATCACACAGGCACAAAACCTAAAAATAGGCTATGTACATGTAGAAAAAATCTTTGCACAATGGCCAGAAACAAAGAGTGCACAAAAAGAACTCGCAGAATATGAGGATAGATTGGCTAGTCGACTTCAAGCCAAAGTCAAGGATTTTCAAACTAAGCTAGCAAATTACCAAAACAATGGACCCAGCATGGACGCATTAACAAAACGAGACGCTGAAACCGAATTACAAAATCTTCAAACTCAAATACAACAGTTTGAAGCCAATTCTGAACAGTCTATAGCAGAAAGGAATGTGAGTTTACTCAACCCATTACAAAACAAATTAAAGGAAACTATAGACCAAGTGGCGAAGGAAAACGGATACACTCATATACTTAGCTACGGATCTTCTTTGCTGTTTACATCCGATAAATCAGGTGATATCTCCTATAAAGTTGCCCAAAAGTTGGGGTTTACCTTAACTGAGGAAGTTCCATAA